Proteins encoded by one window of Yersinia massiliensis:
- a CDS encoding arabinose ABC transporter substrate-binding protein, with protein sequence MHKLTKALAVVGLAAVMSHSAIAESMKLGFLVKQPEEPWFQTEWKFADKAGKDLGFEVIKIAVPDGEKTLNAIDSLAASGAKGFVICTPDPKLGPAIEAKARSYNLKVIAVDDQFVNAKGKPMESVPLVMMAATKIGERQGQELWKEMNNRGWQPGETAVMAITSDELDTARRRTTGSMDALKAAGFPEKQIYKVPTKSNDIPGAFDAANSMLVQHPEVKNWLIVGMNDNTVLGGVRATEGQGFKAPNVIGIGINGVDAVSELSKGQATGFYGSLLPSPDIHGYKSIQMLHDWVTKDVEPAKFTEVTDVVLITRDNFKTELEKKGLM encoded by the coding sequence ATGCATAAATTAACTAAGGCGCTGGCAGTCGTTGGGTTAGCGGCCGTTATGTCACATTCAGCTATTGCCGAAAGCATGAAGTTGGGCTTTCTGGTGAAGCAACCTGAAGAACCCTGGTTCCAGACCGAATGGAAATTCGCGGATAAAGCCGGTAAGGACTTAGGTTTCGAAGTGATAAAGATTGCAGTGCCCGATGGTGAGAAGACGTTAAATGCAATTGATAGTCTGGCGGCCAGTGGCGCCAAAGGCTTCGTTATCTGTACACCGGACCCGAAATTAGGGCCAGCCATTGAAGCTAAGGCGCGCAGCTATAACTTGAAAGTCATCGCGGTTGACGATCAATTTGTGAATGCCAAAGGCAAACCGATGGAAAGCGTGCCGTTAGTGATGATGGCAGCGACCAAAATTGGTGAGCGCCAAGGGCAGGAATTGTGGAAAGAAATGAATAATCGTGGTTGGCAGCCGGGTGAAACCGCTGTGATGGCCATTACCTCTGATGAGTTGGACACAGCACGCCGTCGCACTACGGGCTCAATGGATGCGCTGAAAGCAGCAGGCTTCCCAGAGAAACAGATCTATAAAGTTCCGACGAAATCCAATGATATCCCCGGCGCATTTGATGCCGCCAACTCCATGTTAGTACAGCATCCTGAAGTGAAAAATTGGCTGATTGTGGGCATGAATGACAACACCGTGTTGGGCGGCGTGCGGGCAACAGAAGGTCAGGGCTTTAAAGCACCGAATGTCATCGGTATTGGCATCAATGGTGTGGATGCCGTCAGCGAACTGTCCAAAGGCCAAGCGACCGGCTTCTATGGTTCCCTGTTACCGAGCCCAGATATCCATGGCTACAAAAGTATTCAGATGCTGCATGACTGGGTAACCAAAGATGTCGAACCGGCGAAATTTACCGAAGTCACCGATGTGGTGTTGATCACTCGGGATAATTTCAAAACTGAGTTAGAGAAGAAAGGCCTGATGTAA
- the araG gene encoding L-arabinose ABC transporter ATP-binding protein AraG → MSALHSALQAELEAEQSPYLAFCGIGKSFPGVQALDDISFTCQAGQIHALMGENGAGKSTLLKILSGNYTPTQGEIRIKGKTVNFTNTTEALDAGVAIIYQELHLVPEMTVAENIYLGQLPTKMGMVDRKLLRYESSIQLAHLGLDIDPDTPLKYLSIGQWQMVEIAKALARNAKIIAFDEPTSSLSAREIEQLFRVIRELRAEGRVILYVSHRMEEIFALSDAITVFKDGRYVRTFDDMEQVNNDSLVQAMVGRNLGDIYGYQPRERGAARLTLQDVKAIGVKSPINLTVHQGEIVGLFGLVGAGRSELLKGVFGGTKLTSGQVLLDGKPISIRSPIDAITAGIMLCPEDRKADGIIPVHSVQDNINISARRKTLTAGCLINNRWERENAALRIESLNIKTPGAHQLIMNLSGGNQQKAILGRWLSEDMKVILLDEPTRGIDVGAKHEIYNVIYQLAKQGIAVLFASSDLPEVLGLADRIVVMREGAISGELDHGYATEEQALSLAMLRTPNIATDAAPAVA, encoded by the coding sequence ATGTCAGCACTCCATTCTGCGTTACAAGCCGAGCTGGAAGCCGAGCAGTCACCTTATTTGGCGTTTTGTGGCATCGGAAAAAGTTTCCCCGGTGTTCAAGCGCTGGATGATATTAGTTTCACGTGTCAGGCGGGCCAGATCCACGCTCTGATGGGTGAGAATGGTGCGGGTAAATCCACCTTGCTGAAAATTCTCAGTGGCAATTACACGCCAACGCAAGGCGAGATCCGCATTAAAGGCAAAACGGTTAATTTTACCAATACCACTGAGGCGCTTGATGCCGGTGTCGCCATCATCTATCAGGAGCTGCATTTGGTTCCTGAAATGACGGTGGCTGAAAATATCTATTTGGGTCAATTACCAACCAAAATGGGCATGGTTGATCGCAAATTGCTGCGTTATGAATCCAGCATACAGTTGGCACATTTAGGGTTGGATATTGATCCCGATACGCCACTGAAATATCTCTCTATTGGCCAATGGCAGATGGTAGAAATTGCCAAAGCGCTGGCCCGAAATGCCAAAATTATTGCTTTTGATGAGCCGACCAGTTCGCTGTCGGCGCGTGAAATCGAACAATTGTTCCGAGTGATCCGTGAGTTACGTGCTGAAGGACGGGTCATTTTGTATGTCTCCCACCGTATGGAAGAAATCTTTGCCTTGAGTGATGCCATTACCGTCTTCAAAGATGGCCGCTATGTGCGCACCTTTGATGATATGGAACAGGTCAATAATGATTCGCTGGTGCAAGCCATGGTCGGGCGTAATTTGGGCGATATCTACGGTTATCAGCCACGTGAGCGAGGTGCTGCGCGCCTGACATTGCAAGACGTTAAAGCCATTGGCGTGAAATCCCCCATCAATCTGACGGTGCACCAAGGCGAAATTGTGGGTCTGTTTGGTTTAGTCGGTGCTGGCCGAAGTGAGTTACTGAAAGGGGTATTTGGCGGCACAAAATTGACCAGTGGGCAGGTATTACTGGATGGCAAACCCATCTCGATTCGCTCGCCAATTGACGCTATCACGGCCGGTATCATGCTGTGCCCTGAAGATCGCAAAGCAGACGGCATCATTCCCGTCCATTCGGTGCAGGACAACATCAATATTAGTGCTCGGCGCAAAACATTGACGGCGGGTTGCCTGATCAATAACCGCTGGGAACGAGAGAATGCGGCGTTACGCATTGAGTCACTGAATATCAAAACGCCAGGTGCTCATCAATTGATTATGAATCTATCAGGGGGGAATCAGCAGAAAGCCATCTTAGGTCGCTGGTTATCCGAAGATATGAAAGTGATCTTGTTGGATGAACCGACACGGGGCATCGACGTTGGGGCTAAGCACGAAATCTACAACGTTATTTATCAACTGGCGAAGCAAGGTATTGCCGTGTTGTTTGCCTCCAGTGATTTGCCTGAAGTGCTCGGGCTGGCTGACCGGATCGTGGTGATGCGTGAAGGGGCGATTTCTGGCGAGTTAGACCACGGTTATGCCACCGAAGAGCAAGCGCTAAGTTTAGCGATGCTCCGCACCCCGAATATTGCTACTGATGCCGCGCCTGCGGTTGCCTGA
- the araH gene encoding L-arabinose ABC transporter permease AraH: MSSVTLNSDKKNPASNSSPSQPPQDAPAKGGLGLSRIWDSYGMLVVFAVVFIGCIIFVPNFGSFINMKGLGLAISMSGMVACGMLFCLASGDFDLSVASVIACAGVTTAVVINMSESLWLGVGAGLLLGAACGLINGFVIARLKINALITTLATMQIVRGLAYIISDGKAVGIEDERFFALGYTNWLGLPAPIWITIACLALFGFLLNKTTFGRNTLAIGGNEDAARLAGVPVVRTKIIIFVLSGLVSAAAGIILASRMTSGQPMTSIGYELIVISACVLGGVSLKGGIGKISYVIAGVLILGTVENAMNLLNISPFSQYVVRGLILLAAVIFDRYKQLAKRTV; the protein is encoded by the coding sequence ATGTCCAGCGTTACGTTGAATTCTGATAAGAAGAATCCGGCATCAAATTCGTCACCCTCACAACCGCCACAGGATGCGCCGGCTAAAGGCGGCTTAGGCCTATCTCGCATCTGGGACAGTTACGGCATGCTGGTGGTCTTTGCGGTGGTCTTTATTGGCTGCATTATTTTTGTGCCTAATTTTGGCTCCTTCATCAATATGAAAGGGTTAGGGCTAGCTATCTCGATGTCAGGGATGGTGGCTTGCGGGATGTTGTTCTGTCTAGCATCCGGTGATTTTGACTTATCCGTCGCCTCGGTCATTGCTTGCGCCGGTGTCACTACTGCTGTCGTGATAAATATGAGTGAAAGCCTGTGGCTGGGTGTGGGCGCAGGTCTGTTACTGGGGGCTGCCTGTGGCTTGATTAACGGCTTTGTTATTGCGCGTTTAAAGATCAACGCTTTAATCACCACATTGGCTACCATGCAGATTGTCCGCGGCTTGGCATACATCATTTCTGATGGTAAAGCCGTGGGTATCGAAGACGAACGTTTCTTTGCGCTGGGTTACACCAACTGGCTGGGTTTGCCTGCGCCAATTTGGATCACCATCGCTTGTCTGGCGCTCTTTGGTTTTCTGTTGAATAAAACGACTTTTGGCCGTAATACCTTGGCAATTGGTGGCAACGAAGATGCAGCGCGTTTGGCTGGGGTACCGGTTGTGCGCACCAAAATTATTATCTTTGTTCTGTCAGGATTAGTCTCAGCAGCGGCAGGGATCATCTTGGCCTCACGGATGACCAGTGGCCAGCCGATGACATCGATTGGTTATGAACTGATTGTTATTTCAGCCTGTGTGCTGGGTGGGGTATCACTAAAAGGCGGTATCGGGAAGATTTCCTATGTGATTGCTGGTGTCTTGATTCTCGGTACAGTGGAAAATGCCATGAACCTGCTGAACATTTCACCGTTCTCTCAGTACGTTGTTCGTGGTTTGATTCTGCTGGCCGCGGTGATCTTCGACCGTTACAAACAGCTGGCTAAACGGACGGTATAA
- the araC gene encoding arabinose operon transcriptional regulator AraC: MYHRMVQEPQPNPLLPGYTFNAYLVAGLTPILADGPLDFFIDRPGGMKGYILNLTIKGQGKIFDGENTFYSNPGDLLLFPPKAPHYYGRSPNSDCWYHRWVYFRPRAYWADWLEWHSKTHEVGRLSLPNNNLLLEFDRLFANIEQTQKSGRRFGEELGMNLLERLLLRAMEEDPLSPQRIMDPRVIEACQFITGNLAGELRIDEVARHVCLSPSRLAHLFREQVGINILRWREDQRVIRAKLLLQTTQEPIATIGRVVGYDDQLYFSRVFRKRVGVSPSDFRRRSIETNYPQRSLRQPEWRDNTEALVRV; the protein is encoded by the coding sequence ATGTACCATCGAATGGTTCAGGAACCGCAACCCAATCCATTGTTGCCAGGCTATACGTTTAACGCCTACCTGGTCGCGGGATTAACCCCGATTCTGGCAGACGGACCACTCGATTTCTTTATCGACCGGCCGGGCGGCATGAAAGGCTATATTCTGAATCTGACCATTAAAGGTCAGGGTAAGATTTTTGATGGCGAAAATACGTTTTACAGTAATCCCGGCGATTTACTGCTTTTTCCCCCTAAAGCACCGCACTATTATGGCCGCTCACCCAACAGCGATTGTTGGTATCACCGCTGGGTTTATTTCCGGCCACGGGCGTATTGGGCAGACTGGCTGGAATGGCACAGCAAAACACATGAAGTTGGCCGTTTATCCCTTCCAAACAATAATTTATTGCTGGAGTTTGATCGCCTGTTTGCCAATATCGAACAGACACAAAAATCTGGCCGGCGCTTTGGCGAAGAGCTGGGAATGAATTTGCTTGAGCGTTTGCTGTTGCGTGCGATGGAAGAAGACCCTCTTAGCCCGCAACGTATCATGGACCCTCGCGTCATTGAGGCATGTCAGTTTATTACCGGTAATCTGGCGGGTGAGTTGCGTATTGATGAAGTTGCGCGGCATGTCTGTTTGTCGCCCTCGCGGCTGGCGCACCTGTTCCGCGAACAAGTAGGGATTAACATCCTGCGTTGGCGTGAAGATCAGCGCGTTATCCGTGCAAAGTTATTACTGCAAACGACCCAAGAACCCATTGCCACGATTGGCCGTGTCGTTGGGTATGACGATCAACTTTATTTCTCTCGTGTTTTCCGCAAGCGTGTCGGGGTGAGCCCCAGTGATTTTAGGCGTCGCAGCATAGAAACTAACTACCCGCAACGCAGCCTGCGCCAGCCCGAATGGCGTGATAATACTGAGGCGCTAGTGCGGGTTTAA
- a CDS encoding oxidoreductase, protein MAEKIKVGLLGYGYASKTFHAPLIMGTPGLELAGVSSSDASKVHADWPTMNVVSDPQALFDDPSIDLIVIPTPNDTHFPLAQKALAAGKHVVVDKPFTVTLSQANELKRQADEAGLLLSVFHNRRWDSDFLTLKTLLAEGALGKVVYFESHFDRYRPEIRQRWREQAGAGSGIWYDLGPHLLDQALQLFGLPDTLNVDLGMLRPGAQSVDYFHAVLSYPGQRVVLHGTVLAAAETARYIVHGMQGSYIKFGLDPQEDRLKAGERLPQADWGYDMRDGVVTLSHDGVLAEKPLLTIPGNYPAYYAGIRDAILGNAANPVPASEAIKVMELIELGIASDQQKKALPVTSAN, encoded by the coding sequence ATGGCCGAAAAAATTAAAGTGGGTCTACTGGGCTACGGTTACGCCAGCAAAACCTTCCATGCGCCGCTGATCATGGGCACTCCGGGGCTGGAACTGGCAGGTGTTTCCAGCAGTGATGCCAGTAAAGTCCATGCTGACTGGCCAACGATGAATGTGGTTTCAGACCCACAAGCGTTATTTGACGATCCCTCCATTGACCTCATCGTGATCCCCACCCCCAATGACACTCATTTCCCGTTAGCACAAAAAGCACTGGCCGCGGGTAAACATGTGGTCGTTGATAAACCTTTTACCGTGACACTGTCACAAGCAAATGAACTGAAGCGCCAAGCAGATGAGGCGGGTTTACTGCTTTCCGTGTTCCATAATCGCCGCTGGGACAGTGACTTTCTAACGTTAAAAACGCTGCTGGCGGAAGGTGCGCTGGGGAAAGTGGTTTATTTTGAATCTCATTTTGACCGCTATCGTCCAGAGATCCGCCAACGCTGGCGTGAACAAGCCGGTGCTGGCAGTGGTATCTGGTATGATTTAGGGCCGCATTTATTGGATCAAGCACTGCAACTGTTTGGTTTACCAGACACATTAAATGTGGATTTGGGCATGCTACGTCCCGGTGCGCAGTCGGTTGATTATTTCCATGCGGTGCTGAGTTATCCTGGGCAACGGGTCGTGCTGCATGGGACAGTGCTCGCCGCAGCAGAAACGGCGCGTTACATCGTCCATGGTATGCAGGGCAGCTATATCAAGTTTGGTTTAGACCCACAGGAAGATCGGCTGAAAGCGGGTGAACGCTTACCGCAAGCCGATTGGGGTTATGACATGCGCGATGGCGTTGTGACACTGTCACATGATGGTGTGCTTGCTGAGAAACCACTATTGACCATTCCTGGTAATTATCCCGCTTATTACGCCGGTATTCGTGATGCTATCTTGGGTAATGCGGCTAACCCTGTTCCGGCCAGTGAAGCGATTAAGGTGATGGAGTTGATTGAGTTGGGTATCGCTTCTGATCAGCAGAAAAAAGCGTTGCCTGTCACGTCGGCAAATTAA
- a CDS encoding bile acid:sodium symporter family protein translates to MSWLQRLKIDTFLLVLICVVIIASIFPCEGEVKVWFEHLTTAAIALLFFMHGAKLSRAAIVSGMGHWKLHLVVFLSTFALFPLLGLGMNVLVPGVLTPTLYLGFLYLCALPATVQSAIAYTSVAGGNVAAAICSASASSILGVFLSPILVGMLMQTQGGETDTLHAIGSIVMQLMVPFIVGHLSRPLIAKWVERHKKLVNITDRSSILLVVYVAFSEAVVQGIWHQIDGWSLLAILVCSMVLLTVVLVVNTLAARWLGFNTADEITIVFCGSKKSLANGIPMANVLFPASVVGVMVLPLMIFHQVQLMVCAVLAQRYAKRVARENAELALSTASPASRDSVETK, encoded by the coding sequence ATGTCATGGTTACAACGTCTTAAGATAGATACGTTTTTATTAGTGCTGATTTGTGTGGTGATTATCGCGTCAATCTTCCCGTGCGAAGGGGAAGTTAAAGTGTGGTTTGAACACCTGACGACAGCGGCAATCGCATTATTGTTCTTTATGCACGGTGCTAAGTTATCTCGCGCAGCAATAGTTTCGGGGATGGGGCATTGGAAGCTGCACTTAGTGGTCTTCCTCAGTACGTTTGCCTTATTCCCGCTGCTAGGTCTAGGGATGAACGTTTTGGTGCCTGGCGTGTTAACGCCAACCCTGTATCTGGGCTTTCTCTACTTGTGTGCTTTACCTGCTACCGTTCAATCCGCCATTGCTTATACCTCCGTGGCGGGGGGAAATGTGGCGGCGGCAATCTGTAGTGCATCAGCATCGAGCATTCTCGGTGTATTCCTGTCCCCGATTTTGGTGGGCATGTTGATGCAGACGCAAGGCGGGGAGACAGATACGTTGCATGCCATTGGTTCAATCGTCATGCAATTGATGGTGCCATTCATTGTCGGCCATCTATCACGCCCATTGATCGCTAAATGGGTTGAACGCCATAAAAAGCTGGTGAATATTACTGACCGGTCATCCATTCTTTTGGTGGTGTATGTTGCGTTCAGCGAAGCGGTGGTCCAAGGGATTTGGCATCAGATTGATGGTTGGTCGTTGTTGGCGATATTAGTCTGCTCGATGGTTTTGCTCACCGTCGTATTAGTCGTCAATACGTTGGCTGCACGTTGGTTAGGCTTCAATACGGCAGATGAAATCACCATTGTGTTCTGTGGATCGAAGAAAAGTCTCGCTAACGGTATTCCGATGGCAAATGTATTGTTCCCCGCCTCTGTAGTCGGGGTGATGGTATTGCCATTGATGATATTCCATCAGGTTCAATTGATGGTTTGTGCGGTATTAGCACAACGTTACGCCAAAAGGGTGGCGCGCGAGAACGCCGAGCTGGCGCTATCGACGGCATCGCCTGCTTCAAGGGATAGCGTCGAGACGAAGTAG
- the add gene encoding adenosine deaminase yields the protein MIDPRQPLTDIHRHLDGNIRAQTILDLGRQFNLPLPANELSALRPHVQITKTEPDLVSFLQKLDWGVAVLGSLEACRRVAYENVEDAANAGLHYAELRFSPFYMAMKHQLPVAGVVEAVIDGITAGCRDFDIDIRLIGILSRTFGEQACLQELDGLLAHRDGITALDLAGDELGFPGGLFLSHFNRARDAGLRITVHAGEAAGPESIWQAIRELGAERIGHGVKAVEDIKLMDYLAEHRIGIESCLTSNIQTSTVASLATHPLALFLRHGVIASINTDDPAVQGIEIGNEYHVAAPAAGLTPAEIHQAQENGLTMAFLSESEKQALHDKILG from the coding sequence ATGATTGATCCCCGCCAGCCCTTGACCGACATTCATCGCCATCTTGATGGCAATATCCGTGCGCAAACCATTCTGGATTTGGGTCGCCAATTTAATCTTCCCTTACCTGCCAATGAACTTAGTGCCCTGCGCCCACATGTGCAAATAACCAAAACTGAACCGGATTTGGTCAGTTTCCTGCAAAAGTTAGATTGGGGCGTCGCAGTATTAGGTTCCCTAGAGGCCTGTCGCCGTGTGGCTTATGAGAATGTCGAAGATGCTGCCAATGCGGGTTTGCATTATGCCGAGCTGCGCTTCTCCCCCTTTTACATGGCCATGAAACACCAATTACCCGTTGCCGGTGTCGTGGAAGCAGTAATTGACGGCATTACCGCCGGTTGTCGTGATTTCGATATTGATATTCGCTTGATCGGTATTCTCAGCCGGACATTTGGTGAGCAAGCCTGCCTGCAAGAACTTGATGGGTTACTGGCACACCGCGACGGCATTACCGCGCTAGATCTGGCCGGTGATGAACTGGGTTTCCCCGGCGGTCTGTTCCTCAGCCACTTTAATCGTGCGCGGGATGCGGGTTTACGTATTACTGTTCATGCTGGTGAAGCCGCTGGCCCTGAAAGTATCTGGCAGGCAATCCGTGAGCTCGGCGCAGAGCGTATTGGTCATGGTGTCAAAGCAGTGGAAGATATTAAGCTGATGGATTATTTGGCTGAACACCGTATTGGTATCGAATCTTGCCTAACGTCCAATATTCAAACCAGCACGGTCGCCTCATTAGCAACACACCCACTGGCTCTATTCTTGCGCCACGGCGTCATTGCTTCAATCAATACCGATGATCCTGCGGTTCAAGGCATTGAAATTGGCAACGAATATCATGTAGCAGCACCTGCTGCGGGGTTAACGCCAGCAGAAATTCATCAAGCGCAAGAGAATGGTCTGACGATGGCCTTCCTTAGCGAATCTGAAAAGCAGGCTCTGCACGATAAAATCCTAGGATAG
- a CDS encoding MalY/PatB family protein, translating into MFDFSTPVDRHGTWCTQWDYIADRFGAADLLPFTISDMDFPTAPVILQALNQRIEHGVLGYSRWQHEDFLGAIRHWYQQRFGCHIDTSMAVYGPSVIYMVAQLIRCWSAPGDFIVTHTPAYDAFYKVILGNQRQLLSCPLHKVDNQWQCDMAHLEALLARPQTKVLLLCSPHNPTGKVWTPEELAHMAELCERHQVKVISDEIHMDMTWGNQRHTPWSQVGQTPWALLTSGSKTFNIPALTGAYGFISDTETRDTYTQMLKGRDGLSSPAVFAIVAHIAAYQQGAPWLDELRSYLQANLVYVAQRLNEAFPTLNWQPPQATYLAWIDLRPLNLDDHQLQEVLIEKEKVAIMPGFTYGEEGRGFLRLNVGCARSKVEAGMDKLISGIRFLQGK; encoded by the coding sequence ATGTTCGATTTCTCCACGCCGGTTGACCGTCATGGCACTTGGTGTACCCAGTGGGACTATATTGCTGACCGTTTTGGTGCGGCAGATCTACTGCCATTTACTATTTCTGATATGGATTTCCCGACCGCTCCTGTGATTTTACAAGCACTCAACCAACGTATTGAGCACGGAGTATTGGGCTACAGCCGCTGGCAACATGAAGATTTTCTGGGGGCTATTCGTCATTGGTATCAGCAACGCTTTGGTTGCCATATTGATACATCGATGGCGGTCTATGGACCATCAGTGATTTACATGGTGGCCCAATTGATTCGCTGCTGGTCAGCACCCGGTGATTTTATCGTCACCCACACCCCCGCTTATGATGCTTTTTATAAGGTGATCCTCGGTAATCAGCGGCAACTACTCAGTTGCCCACTCCATAAAGTGGATAACCAATGGCAATGTGACATGGCACATTTGGAGGCCCTATTAGCGCGTCCTCAAACTAAAGTGTTATTACTGTGCAGCCCACACAACCCCACTGGTAAAGTGTGGACACCTGAAGAGTTGGCTCATATGGCTGAATTGTGTGAGCGCCATCAAGTGAAAGTAATCAGTGATGAGATACATATGGACATGACGTGGGGTAATCAACGGCATACGCCATGGAGTCAGGTAGGACAAACACCGTGGGCCTTGCTAACATCGGGTTCCAAGACATTTAATATCCCCGCATTAACTGGCGCTTATGGTTTTATCAGTGATACGGAAACCCGCGACACCTATACCCAAATGTTGAAAGGTCGTGATGGCCTCTCTTCCCCCGCCGTATTCGCTATCGTGGCGCATATTGCCGCTTATCAGCAAGGGGCCCCTTGGTTAGACGAATTACGCAGCTACCTGCAAGCCAACTTAGTTTATGTGGCACAGCGCTTAAATGAAGCCTTCCCAACATTGAATTGGCAGCCACCGCAAGCGACCTATCTGGCATGGATTGATTTACGGCCACTGAATCTTGACGATCATCAATTACAAGAAGTGCTCATCGAAAAAGAGAAAGTAGCCATTATGCCGGGTTTCACCTATGGCGAAGAGGGTCGAGGCTTCTTACGGCTTAATGTTGGCTGCGCACGTAGTAAGGTAGAGGCCGGCATGGATAAACTGATTAGCGGTATCCGGTTTTTACAGGGAAAATAG
- the malX gene encoding maltose/glucose-specific PTS transporter subunit IIBC, protein MSAVKKQKITLWEFFQSLGKTFMLPVALLSFCGIMLGIGSSLSSKDVITLLPVIGHPAFQLLFTWMSKVGSFAFSFLPVMFAIAIPLGMARENKGVAAFSGFVGFAVLNLATNFYLTTSGVLPTTDPLVLKTHNIQNILGIQSIDTGILGAVIVGVIVYLLHERFNTIRLPDALAFFGGTRFVPIVTTVVLGLIGLLIPLIWPWFAAGINGLGRLINGAGIFGPMIFGSGERLLLPFGLHHILVALIRFTEAGGTMDVCGHSVSGALTIFQAQLSCPTTTGFSESATRFLSQGKMPAFLGGLPGAALAMYHCAKPENRHKIKGLLISGVVACVIGGTTEPIEFLFLFVAPFLYLIHAILTGLGFTVMALLGVTIGNTDGNIIDFVVFGILHGTATKWYWVPVVAGIWFVAYYMIFRFAIQHFNIKTPGRENETVASSNAEKAAAGGAVTGKSGYNSPAILQALGGADNIVSLDNCITRLRMSVKDMNLVDKEALKANRAIGVIQLNDHNLQVVIGPQVQSVKDELDSLISNGQFALP, encoded by the coding sequence ATGTCAGCGGTAAAAAAACAAAAAATCACGCTGTGGGAATTTTTCCAGAGTTTAGGGAAAACCTTCATGTTGCCGGTCGCCTTGCTCTCCTTCTGTGGGATCATGTTGGGCATCGGCAGCTCACTGAGCAGTAAAGATGTCATCACCCTCTTACCCGTCATCGGTCACCCTGCTTTCCAGCTATTATTCACTTGGATGAGCAAGGTAGGTTCTTTTGCTTTTAGCTTCTTACCGGTCATGTTTGCCATCGCTATCCCCTTGGGTATGGCGCGCGAAAATAAAGGCGTCGCGGCATTTTCTGGTTTTGTCGGCTTTGCTGTACTCAACCTCGCCACTAACTTTTATCTCACCACCAGCGGCGTATTACCTACCACAGACCCTTTGGTACTGAAAACCCATAACATTCAGAATATATTAGGGATTCAGTCTATCGATACGGGCATATTGGGTGCGGTCATTGTTGGGGTTATTGTTTATTTACTGCATGAACGTTTCAACACCATTCGTTTACCCGATGCTTTAGCTTTCTTCGGTGGCACACGCTTTGTTCCTATCGTCACTACGGTGGTTCTTGGTCTCATTGGCTTATTGATCCCATTGATCTGGCCTTGGTTCGCTGCCGGTATTAATGGTTTGGGTCGGTTAATAAATGGGGCCGGTATATTCGGCCCAATGATATTCGGCAGTGGCGAGCGCTTATTACTCCCGTTTGGTCTGCATCATATTTTGGTCGCATTGATTCGTTTCACAGAAGCGGGTGGCACGATGGATGTTTGTGGCCATAGTGTCAGTGGTGCACTGACTATTTTCCAAGCACAACTATCCTGTCCGACGACCACCGGCTTCTCTGAAAGCGCCACTCGCTTCCTGTCTCAGGGTAAAATGCCCGCATTTCTTGGTGGGTTGCCCGGTGCTGCATTGGCGATGTATCACTGCGCAAAACCAGAAAATCGCCATAAAATTAAGGGATTGCTGATTTCTGGCGTGGTTGCCTGTGTCATTGGCGGAACAACCGAACCCATTGAGTTCCTATTCTTGTTTGTTGCACCGTTCTTGTATCTGATCCATGCGATCCTAACAGGCTTAGGCTTTACTGTGATGGCGTTGTTGGGCGTGACCATTGGGAATACTGACGGGAATATCATTGATTTCGTGGTGTTTGGTATTCTGCACGGAACTGCCACTAAATGGTATTGGGTGCCGGTTGTCGCTGGCATTTGGTTCGTTGCGTACTATATGATCTTCCGATTTGCCATACAGCACTTCAATATTAAAACGCCGGGACGTGAAAATGAAACCGTCGCCAGCAGTAATGCAGAAAAAGCGGCTGCGGGTGGTGCCGTCACCGGTAAATCTGGCTATAACTCCCCTGCTATTCTTCAGGCTTTGGGCGGCGCGGATAATATTGTCTCACTGGATAATTGTATTACCCGTTTGCGAATGTCAGTCAAAGACATGAACCTCGTGGATAAAGAAGCCTTGAAGGCTAACCGCGCCATCGGCGTGATTCAATTGAATGACCATAATTTGCAAGTCGTTATCGGCCCGCAAGTGCAATCAGTGAAAGATGAATTAGACTCACTGATAAGCAATGGTCAATTTGCCCTGCCTTAG